One window of the Hemitrygon akajei chromosome 5, sHemAka1.3, whole genome shotgun sequence genome contains the following:
- the LOC140728312 gene encoding gamma-crystallin S-1-like, protein MGKIIFYEDRNFQGRHYECSSDCADLSPYFSRCNSIRVESDWWVLYEKPNYMGYQYVLSRGEYPDYQCWMGFNDTIRSCRSYPYYRDGNYRMRIYERPDFQGQMMEFMDDCPSVYDRFRYRDIHSCQVMDGYWIFYEHPNYRGRQYFLRPGEYRKYSDWGGYNSMVGSFRRMRDF, encoded by the exons ATGGGAAAG ATCATCTTCTACGAGGACAGGAACTTCCAGGGTCGGCACTATGAGTGCAGCTCCGACTGTGCCGACCTCTCCCCTTACTTCAGCCGCTGTAACTCCATCCGTGTTGAGAGTGACTGGTGGGTGTTGTACGAGAAACCCAACTACATGGGATACCAGTATGTCCTGAGCaggggagagtatcctgactaccAGTGCTGGATGGGATTCAATGACACAATCAGGTCCTGTCGCAGTTACCCATAT TACCGAGATGGAAACTACAGGATGAGGATTTACGAGAGGCCTGACTTTCAGGGGcagatgatggaattcatggACGATTGTCCCTCTGTCTACGATCGTTTCCGTTACCGTGACATCCACTCCTGTCAGGTGATGGATGGTTACTGGATCTTCTATGaacatcccaactacagaggccGACAGTACTTCCTGAGACCCGGGGAATACAGGAAGTACAGTGACTGGGGTGGCTACAACTCAATGGTTGGGTCCTTCAGGCGCATGAGGGACTTCTAA
- the LOC140727254 gene encoding gamma-crystallin S-1-like, with protein MSQVKELFIENGSVDIVKCKQVRKNNEVTMKPMESKTSSERNKLCDRCGWQHLPKMCPAYRKVYNNCELDENQQLLTQICFIPQIIFYEDRNFQGRHYECSSDCADLSPYFSRCNSIRVESDWWVLYEKPNYMGYQYVLSRGEYPDYQRWMGFNDTIRSCRTYPYYRGGNYRMRIYERPDFGGQMMEFMDDCPSVFNRFRYRDIHSCQVMDGYWIFYEHPNYRGRQYFLKPGEYRRYSDWGGYNSMIGSFRRMRDF; from the exons ATGTCTCAGGTTAAAGAGCTTTTTATCGAGAATGGCAGTGTAGACATTGTAAAGTGCAAACAAGTTAGAAAAAATAACGAAGTGACAATGAAACCAATGGAGAGCAAGACATCATCTGAAAGAAACAAACTTTGTGATCGCTGTGGGTGGCAGCACCTACCTAAAATGTGCCCAGCGTATCGGAAAGTGTACAACAACTgtg AATTGGATGAAAATCAG CAACTATTAACACAGATATGTTTCATCCCACAGATCATCTTCTACGAGGACAGGAACTTCCAGGGTCGGCACTATGAGTGCAGCTCCGACTGTGCCGACCTCTCCCCTTACTTCAGCCGCTGTAACTCCATCCGTGTTGAGAGTGACTGGTGGGTGTTGTACGAGAAACCCAACTACATGGGATACCAGTACGTCCTGAGCaggggagagtatcctgactaccAACGCTGGATGGGATTCAATGACACAATCAGGTCGTGTCGCACCTACCCTTAT TACCGAGGTGGAAACTACAGGATGAGGATTTACGAGAGGCCTGATTTTGGAGGGcagatgatggaattcatggACGACTGTCCCTCTGTCTTCAATCGTTTCCGTTACCGTGACATCCACTCCTGTCAGGTGATGGATGGTTACTGGATCTTCTATGaacatcccaactacagaggccGACAGTACTTCCTGAAACCCGGGGAATACAGGAGATACAGTGACTGGGGTGGCTACAACTCAATGATCGGGTCCTTCAGGCGCATGAGGGACTTCTAA